Proteins encoded in a region of the Cydia splendana chromosome 19, ilCydSple1.2, whole genome shotgun sequence genome:
- the LOC134800054 gene encoding cytochrome P450 6B2-like, whose protein sequence is MIVLVLISATVVALSILYFIANRKLNYWEKRGVPFEKPVPIFGNFAGYILLKAYWGKSAQKLCKKFQKEPYFGVYYGTEPALVVQDPELIKLITTKDFYYFSSREVSNYTHLETFTQNLFFTQGNRWKVLRQNLTPLFSSSKMKHMFHLVETCSKKFETLLDEETKKSPDLDVRATSVRFAMDSITSCAFGVNSNVMGKDSDNNPFKVMGDLLFELTNYRGFKIVARAIWPYVFYGLGFKTFPEELDKFFNKLLSDVFKDRNYKPSARNDFVDLMLNLKENKFLSGDSMSNVKSESEKKERINLEVTDELLIAQCIVFFAAGFETSASVMCFTLYELAKNPEKQPRLFEEVDAYLKKSGGKVTYDCLTELPYLEACVNEAMRLYPVLGVLAREVVEPYTLPSGLVLEKGMRVHLPVYHLHHNEDLFPEPEKYRPERFMGEEKKNIVPYSYMPFGEGPRICIGMRFARMQMMAGMVTLLKKYSLSLAPGMPREVDFEPRTFITQAKDPIRLTLTPRPGTERMFA, encoded by the exons ATGATCGTTTTAGTCCTCATATCGGCCACTGTCGTGGCCCTCTCGATACTTTACTTCATAGCCAATAGAAAATTAAATTACTGGGAGAAAAGAGGAGTACCCTTCGAGAAACCAGTACCCATATTCGGAAATTTTGCGggatacattttattaaagGCGTACTGGGGCAAATCGGCCCAAAAATTATGCAAAAAGTTTCAAAAAGAACCGTATTTCGGAGTTTATTATGGTACGGAGCCTGCCTTAGTGGTACAAGACCCCGAGCTGATCAAGCTCATCACAACTAAAGACTTCTACTACTTCAGCAGCCGAGAGGTATCCAACTACACACATTTAGAAACTTTTACTCAAAATCTGTTCTTCACTCAAGGCAACCGATGGAAGGTACTTCGACAGAATCTGACGCCGCTCTTCTCGTCCTCCAAGATGAAGCACATGTTTCACTTAGTTGAAACGTGTTCAAAGAAATtcgaaactcttcttgacgaaGAAACCAAGAAGTCTCCAGACCTTGATGTCAGAGCGACATCAGTGCGGTTTGCTATGGACAGTATCACTTCCTGCGCCTTTGGGGTAAACAGCAATGTTATGGGAAAAGATTCTGATAACAATCCTTTCAAGGTCATGGGTGACCTGCTCTTTGAACTGACAAACTACAGAGGATTCAAGATTGTAGCACGCGCTATTTGGCCTTATGTGTTTTATGGCTTAGGTTTCAAGACATTCCCTGAAGAACTCGACAAGTTCTTCAACAAACTACTATCTGATGTATTCAAAGATCGAAACTACAAGCCATCCGCAAGGAACGATTTTGTTGATCTCATGCTAAActtaaaagaaaataagttCTTGTCTGGAGATAGCATGAGTAATGTAAAGTCGGAGTCCGAAAAAAAAGAACGGATAAACTTAGAAGTGACAGACGAGTTGCTGATTGCTCAATGCATAGTATTTTTCGCCGCTGGTTTTGAAACTAGCGCATCTGTCATGTGCTTTACGTTGTACGAATTAGCTAAAAATCCTGAAAAACAACCAAGATTGTTCGAGGAGGTGGATGCGTATTTGAAGAAATCTGGGGGTAAAGTTACTTATGATTGCCTAACAGAGTTGCCGTATCTAGAAGCGTGTGTGAACGAAGCGATGAGACTGTACCCGGTACTAGGAGTGCTGGCTCGCGAGGTGGTGGAACCCTACACCCTGCCTTCAGGCCTGGTGCTAGAGAAGGGGATGCGCGTCCACCTGCCGGTGTACCACTTGCATCATAACGAAGATTTGTTCCCGGAGCCTGAGAAATACCGACCAGAAAGGTTCATGGGTGAAGAGAAGAAGAATATCGTTCCCTATTCGTACATGCCTTTTGGAGAGGGACCTAGAATATGTATTG GAATGCGTTTTGCCCGTATGCAAATGATGGCCGGCATGGTGACCCTGCTGAAGAAGTATAGCCTGAGTTTAGCGCCAGGCATGCCGCGCGAGGTGGACTTCGAACCTAGAACCTTTATCACGCAGGCGAAGGATCCCATCAGGCTGACGCTCACTCCACGCCCCGGCACGGAGAGGATGTTTGCCTAA